A segment of the Actinomycetota bacterium genome:
GCGACCACGACGACACGGCTCGGCGCCGATTCCTTCAGCCGCGCGACGAGCAGGTTGGTGAGGAGGAACGGCGCGAGGTGGTTCACGGCGAAGGATTCCTCGAAGCCGTCCCCCGTGACCGCCCGCCGGACGCGGAAGACTCCCGCGTTCGACAACAGGACGTCGATCCGCGGATATCGGTCGGCGAGCGTCTCGGCGAGCTGGCGGACCGAGTGGAGCGACGCGAAGTCGGCCAGCACCACGTCCACCGAGCCGGTTGCGGTCGCGCGTATCTCTTCCGCGACGGCGTGGCTCTTCTCGGGGTTCCGGCCGACGAGGACCACCCTGGCCCCCATCCCGGCAAGGCCGCGAGCAGCCTCTTTGCCGATCCCGGCCGTGGCGCCGGTGACCACCACAAGCTTGCCTTCCATGTACTGGATGCTAACCGCTCATCCAAGGAGGAATCGACCGAGGGGTGACTAATAGGGATACGAGACAAGGCTCGCATATGTGGGAAGGACCCGCTCATGAGGCGTATCGTTCTGTCTGCGCTGCTACTCGCGGCGCTCTCAGGTGTCGTCGGTCAGGCGAAAGCCGCCAACTTCGTCGGGTACATCGGATGCTCACAGGCCCGTGATGCCGTTTCCGGCTATCACCTGGTCGGCGGCACGAAGTTCTGGCCGGCCCTCAACGAGTACGGCGGCGGGACCGTCTCCTCGTGGGCAGCGCGGATAGGCCAGCCTAGCCCGTACTGGAGCACCTTCAAGGCGTACTTGCAGTCGATGCCGCCGAACAAGATCTGGGTTCAGTGGTGCACCCGCGACACGGAGAACCAAGCCGAGAATCAGGTCGCCGCGGTCAAGGTCCTTGCCGAGGTGCGCAGGCTCGCACCGGGCGTCCCGATCTACGTGTCGGCGCAGAACGGCTACTACCTGCCGCACTACTGCTCGATCTCGGGACTCCTCGGCCCGCCACGCATGGAGCTGCTCGCGAAGCAGACGGCGGCGCTGCCCGGACCGGACGTGGGCGATCTCCACTCGCGGTACCAGGCGCCTTCCATACCGCCCGGCAACGAGACGACCGCGGACGGCTGCCACGCCAACGTCTTCGGAAAGAAGAATGTGCTCGGCCCGAGGTTGAAGGCGTTCTTCGGCTGATCTCCCTTTAGCTCGTCGCCGTCAAGGCCTGCCCCGGCGTGTTCTTGCACGTCCGGTTGCCCGAGGTCTTCGCGTACTTCAGCTGGACGCACTTGCGTCCCGAACGTCGAGGAACTGCACGCCCTTCTCGGCGGCGACCTGCTTGATACCGTTGACGATGAACGGCGTCGCCGTGTTCTTCGCCCATTTCGCGGCGGCGTCGTAGAGGACCGCTCGAATCGCCCACCGATCATTCGTCGTACCGAGCCGGTTCTGGCACGCTACGGCCGTGCGTCTGGTGGTTGCGGAATGCTCGATCGACTATACCGGCAGGTTGAGCGCTCACCTGCCGCTCGCCCGGCGGCTCATCGTCGTCAAAGCCGACGGCACGGTGATCGTGCACGGGGATAAGGGCCACAAGGCGCTGAACTGGATGTCGCCGCCCAACACAATCATCGAGCGCCCCCACGGTTGGACGGTGACCGGCTCCGGCGGCGACCGTCTCGAGATCACGATCGCGGGAATCCAATCCGACACCACGATCGAGCTCGGCATCGAGCCAGGACTGCAGAAAGCGGGAAGCGAGTACGAGCTTCAGTGGCTGCTCGCGCAGAGCCCCGACGTGATCGAGCCCGGCGCGCGGCTCGTCACGCGTGAGTTCCCGACCGACCTCGGTCCCGTCGACCTCCTGCTCCGTGCGGCCGACGGCGGTACGGTCGCCGTGGAGGTGAAGCGGGTCGGCGAGTTGCAGGCCGTCGAGCAACTGAGCCGCTACCTGGACCGGCTCAACGGCGACTCGTCCTTGGCCCCGGTCCGCGGGATCCTGGTGGCGCAGACCATCAAGCCGCAGACGCGCGTGCTCGCGACCTCGCGCGGGATCGCCTGCGTCGAGGTCGACATCGAGGCCCTCGCCGGCCGCGCCGAGCGAGACCCGACCCTGTTCTAGCGGCGGTGCGCGCTTCGCCGTAGGCTGCTCGAAGAGCGAGGGGGCGGCATGAGCGAAGAACGGATCGTCTACCGGACCTGTCCGCTGTGCGAGGCGACGTGCGGGCTCGAGCTGACACTAATCGGCAGCGAGCTCACGAAGGTCCGCGGGGACGAGCAGGACGTGTTCAGCAGGGGCTACCTGTGCCCCAAGGCGCTGGCGCTCATCGATCTCGAGAACGATCCCGACCGGGTGCGGACGCCGCTGATCCGTGAGAACGGCGCGTTCCGGGAAGCGTCCTGGGACGAGGCCTTCGAGCGCGTCGAGGCGGGTCTCAAGCCGTTGCTCGCCGGGAACCGGAACCAGGTCGCCGTCTACCTCGGGAACCCGAACGTCCACAACCTCGCCGGGACGTTCTACAACCGCGTGCTGCTCCGCACGCTCGGGACGCAGAACATCTACACCGCGACGAGCGTCGATCAGATGCCCAAGCACGTGTCGTCGGCGCTGATGTTCGGAACCGCGCTGTCGATACCGATCCCCGACGTCGACCGCACCGACCACTTCCTGATGCTCGGCGCGAACCCGCTCGCATCCAACGGCTCGCTGTTCACGGCGCCGGATCTGCCGGGGCGGCTGCGCGCCCTGAAGCAGCGCGGCGGCAAGCTCGTCGTCGTCGATCCGCGGCGCAGCGAGACCGCGAAGAAGGCCGACGAGCACCACTACATCGTGCCCGGAACCGACGCCCTCCTCCTCATGGCGATCGTGAACACGCTGTTCGCCGAGGATCTCGTTTCGATGGGACAACTCGCCGAGCACGTCGGGGGACTCGAGCAGGCCCGCACGCTGTCCGAGCCGTTCACGCTGGAAGCGGTCGCGGGATCCTGCGGGATCGCCGCGAACGAGATCCGCCGGATGGCGCGCGAGATCGCCGCCGCCGAGCGCGCGACCGTGTACGGACGGATCGGCACGTCGACACAGGAGTTCGGGACGCTCGCGTCCTGGCTCGTCGACGTCATCAACGTATTGACCGGGAACCTCGACCGCGAGGGCGGCGCGATGTTCACTAAGCCCGCGATCGGCAGCGGCAACACCTCAGGCGCGCCCGGCGTCGGCCGCGGGTTCCAGTTCGGACGGTTCCGCAGCCGCGTGCGCGGCCGTCCCGAGATGCTCGGCGAGCTGCCGGTCGCGTGCCTCGCCGAGGAGATCCTCACGCCCGGCGACGGGCAGATCCGCGCGCTGATCACAGTCGCAGGGAACCCGGCGGTCTCGACCCCGGATGCCGCGAGGCTGTCGAAGGCGCTCGAAGCGCTGGACTTCATGGTGTCGGTCGACATCTACGTCACCGAGACCGCGCGTCACGCCGACGTGATCTTCCCCGCCGAGCCGGCCTTGACCCGGGCGCACTACGACGCGCCGTTCTACAACCTGTCGTGCCGCAACGTCGCGAACTACTCGCCGCCCTCGCTCCCGCTCCCAGAAGGTGCGATGACCGAGTGGGAGGTTCTGCTGCGCCTCGCCGGGATCGCCGGCGGCGCCGGCGCGCACCCGGACCTGGCTGCGCTCGACGAGCTCGTCGCTCGCGAGGTGCTCCGACGCGGCCTGCAGAACCCGTCGTCGCCGGCGCAAGGCGTCGA
Coding sequences within it:
- the nucS gene encoding endonuclease NucS, with amino-acid sequence MRLVVAECSIDYTGRLSAHLPLARRLIVVKADGTVIVHGDKGHKALNWMSPPNTIIERPHGWTVTGSGGDRLEITIAGIQSDTTIELGIEPGLQKAGSEYELQWLLAQSPDVIEPGARLVTREFPTDLGPVDLLLRAADGGTVAVEVKRVGELQAVEQLSRYLDRLNGDSSLAPVRGILVAQTIKPQTRVLATSRGIACVEVDIEALAGRAERDPTLF
- a CDS encoding molybdopterin-dependent oxidoreductase, with translation MSEERIVYRTCPLCEATCGLELTLIGSELTKVRGDEQDVFSRGYLCPKALALIDLENDPDRVRTPLIRENGAFREASWDEAFERVEAGLKPLLAGNRNQVAVYLGNPNVHNLAGTFYNRVLLRTLGTQNIYTATSVDQMPKHVSSALMFGTALSIPIPDVDRTDHFLMLGANPLASNGSLFTAPDLPGRLRALKQRGGKLVVVDPRRSETAKKADEHHYIVPGTDALLLMAIVNTLFAEDLVSMGQLAEHVGGLEQARTLSEPFTLEAVAGSCGIAANEIRRMAREIAAAERATVYGRIGTSTQEFGTLASWLVDVINVLTGNLDREGGAMFTKPAIGSGNTSGAPGVGRGFQFGRFRSRVRGRPEMLGELPVACLAEEILTPGDGQIRALITVAGNPAVSTPDAARLSKALEALDFMVSVDIYVTETARHADVIFPAEPALTRAHYDAPFYNLSCRNVANYSPPSLPLPEGAMTEWEVLLRLAGIAGGAGAHPDLAALDELVAREVLRRGLQNPSSPAQGVEEEKAWNVVAERRGPDRLLDIMLRTGPYGEGFGKDPDGLTLGVLEANPHGIDLGPLQPRIPEVLRTASGKIELAPEPIANDVSRLAGALSRQRNGGFMLVGRRQLRSNNSWMHNLPSLRGGSNRCTVQVHEDDAARLGIQNGKPVRVTSSSGTVELPAEVCDSVMPGVVSIPHGWGHSVDGVGWTVAAGDGGTNSNVLAPSDLIDELSGNAVLNGIPVTVAPA